The following proteins are co-located in the Solanum pennellii chromosome 1, SPENNV200 genome:
- the LOC107006154 gene encoding histone H3.2 → MARTKQTARKSTGGKAPRKQLATKAARKSAPATGGVKKPHRFRPGTVALREIRKYQKSTELLIRKLPFQRLVREIAQDFKTDLRFQSSAVAALQEAAEAYLVGLFEDTNLCAIHAKRVTIMPKDIQLARRIRGERA, encoded by the coding sequence atggccCGTACCAAGCAAACTGCTCGCAAATCCACTGGTGGAAAGGCTCCAAGGAAGCAGCTAGCCACCAAGGCTGCAAGAAAGTCAGCTCCGGCTACCGGAGGAGTGAAGAAGCCTCACCGTTTCAGGCCAGGAACTGTAGCTTTAAGGGAAATCAGGAAGTACCAGAAGTCTACTGAGTTGTTGATCAGGAAGCTTCCTTTTCAGAGGCTAGTGAGGGAAATCGCTCAGGATTTCAAAACAGATCTGAGGTTTCAGAGCAGTGCTGTGGCTGCTCTACAAGAGGCTGCTGAGGCTTACCTCGTTGGTCTCTTTGAAGATACTAATCTCTGTGCAATTCACGCCAAGAGGGTCACTATCATGCCCAAAGATATTCAGCTTGCTAGGAGGATCCGTGGAGAAAGGGCTTAA
- the LOC107006162 gene encoding protein LIM1, whose protein sequence is MTNRTLVMLILVITYGSIAVKGSNGHPCSSTFFSALIQLIPCRASVVPFSSVPPSEACCASIKALGQPCLCVLINGPPISGVDRNMAVQLPDKCTANFEQCEFGK, encoded by the exons aTGACTAATCGTACTTTAGTAATGCTGATATTAGTAATAACGTACGGTAGTATCGCGGTTAAAGGAAGCAATGGTCATCCTTGTAGCAGCACATTCTTTTCAGCGTTGATTCAGCTGATACCTTGTAGGGCATCGGTGGTTCCGTTCAGTTCGGTACCACCGAGCGAAGCGTGCTGCGCTTCGATCAAGGCTTTAGGGCAGCCATGTCTCTGTGTTCTTATCAATGGCCCTCCTATTTCTGGTGTTGATCGAAACATGGCCGTACAGCTTCCTGATAAGTGCACTGCCAACTTTGAACAAT GTGAATTTGGAAAGTAG